A window of the Halobacterium hubeiense genome harbors these coding sequences:
- a CDS encoding LolA family protein: MSADGRTTDRGSVATIVVVASVAAVVVAGALWLVAAPEAASQPVGADAGEQYAGIDGVTATETTVVERGSRTSRTVAEVAFRPGTDERRRTVVDGSERYEVTVSNGSVLWLYDDAGDRAKRVPLSATPEDGVGRGDHIERLFAALNVTQRSASASASGPEVAPLPVVPSAASGPNASADAALGVEYDGTTSVGDRTAYVLRLAPQSDAAAYEQTLLVDTQRFFVLEQHTEWVDDGTRVSVRTTYTNVTFDPGLGEDAFTFDPPADATVERVDTPETTTYQSAAALRDATNVSVPSPDVPASFRPTYASETTGEVHGVGLRYVNETSRITVAKYNRTFPVDGHRTVEVGDREAAVTYGPTASVSWNCGEYRYTVRGQGVPASVLVEVARSVGCDASAA, translated from the coding sequence ATGAGCGCTGACGGCCGCACGACCGACCGCGGGAGCGTCGCCACGATAGTGGTAGTTGCGTCCGTCGCGGCCGTCGTCGTCGCCGGCGCGCTGTGGCTGGTCGCCGCGCCCGAGGCCGCCAGCCAGCCCGTCGGCGCGGACGCCGGCGAGCAGTACGCCGGCATCGACGGCGTCACCGCCACGGAGACGACGGTCGTCGAGCGCGGGAGCCGGACGAGCCGGACCGTCGCCGAGGTGGCGTTCCGGCCCGGGACCGACGAGCGCCGCAGAACGGTCGTCGACGGCAGCGAGCGCTACGAGGTGACGGTGTCGAACGGCTCCGTGCTGTGGCTGTACGACGACGCCGGCGACCGCGCAAAGCGCGTGCCGCTGTCCGCGACGCCCGAGGACGGCGTCGGACGCGGCGACCACATCGAGCGGCTGTTCGCCGCGCTGAACGTCACGCAGCGCTCGGCGTCGGCGAGCGCGTCCGGCCCCGAGGTCGCGCCGCTGCCCGTCGTCCCGAGCGCCGCGAGCGGGCCGAACGCGTCCGCGGACGCGGCGCTCGGCGTCGAGTACGACGGCACGACGAGCGTCGGCGACCGCACGGCGTACGTCCTCCGGCTCGCGCCGCAGTCCGACGCCGCCGCCTACGAGCAGACGCTGCTGGTGGACACCCAGCGCTTCTTCGTGCTCGAACAGCACACCGAGTGGGTCGACGACGGGACGCGCGTCTCCGTTCGCACGACGTACACGAACGTCACCTTCGACCCCGGCCTCGGCGAGGACGCGTTCACGTTCGACCCGCCTGCGGACGCGACCGTCGAGCGCGTGGACACCCCGGAGACGACGACCTACCAGAGCGCGGCGGCGCTCCGCGACGCGACGAACGTCTCCGTGCCGTCGCCCGACGTTCCGGCGTCGTTCCGACCGACGTACGCCTCCGAGACGACCGGCGAGGTCCACGGCGTCGGCCTCCGGTACGTCAACGAGACCTCGCGCATCACGGTCGCGAAGTACAACCGCACGTTCCCCGTGGACGGCCACCGCACGGTCGAAGTCGGGGACCGTGAGGCCGCGGTGACGTACGGCCCGACGGCGTCGGTGTCGTGGAACTGCGGCGAGTACCGGTACACGGTGCGCGGACAGGGGGTTCCCGCGTCGGTGCTCGTGGAGGTCGCGCGCTCGGTCGGCTGCGACGCGTCGGCGGCGTGA
- a CDS encoding preprotein translocase subunit SecD family protein, translating into MTRALLTALLVASIVAAGGGAAAAPDASVVARYPAENGSMTETPVVTPDDVATAEQTRTANGGVGVEVTLTDAGAQSFADTLVDAGFTSENGTGNCPADGAERNDGGYCLLTVVDGDVVYAAGLAPTLAENVESGGFEDDPRLLLTTATEANATRLARAFGASPENATTARTQTATTDDSTATSAATTNTTGTNSPGFGVGAAVVAVALAAGALFRR; encoded by the coding sequence GTGACCCGAGCCCTCCTCACAGCCCTGTTGGTCGCCAGTATCGTCGCCGCCGGCGGTGGTGCGGCCGCCGCGCCCGACGCCAGCGTGGTCGCCCGCTACCCCGCGGAGAACGGGTCGATGACCGAGACGCCGGTCGTGACTCCCGACGACGTCGCCACCGCAGAACAGACGCGGACCGCGAACGGCGGCGTGGGCGTCGAGGTCACGCTCACCGACGCGGGCGCGCAGTCGTTCGCCGACACCCTCGTCGACGCCGGGTTCACGTCCGAGAACGGGACCGGGAACTGTCCCGCCGACGGCGCCGAGCGCAACGACGGGGGCTACTGCCTGCTCACCGTCGTCGACGGCGACGTCGTCTACGCGGCGGGACTGGCGCCGACGCTGGCGGAGAACGTCGAGAGCGGCGGGTTCGAGGACGACCCGCGGCTGTTGCTCACCACCGCCACCGAAGCGAACGCCACGCGGCTGGCGCGAGCGTTCGGCGCGTCACCGGAGAACGCGACCACGGCGCGCACGCAGACGGCGACGACCGACGACTCGACGGCGACGAGCGCGGCCACGACGAACACGACCGGAACCAACAGCCCCGGGTTCGGCGTCGGGGCGGCCGTGG
- a CDS encoding AMP-binding protein — protein MDTLDEVDEIVHRPAEEFVESTNVWQFMQAYDIADYDELVDRTTSDLDWFWGELPGYLGLEFYEGFDEVRDESEGPQFTEWYPGAKLNVAHNTVDRHARVDSGTRNHVACIWEGEDGEVRQQTYHDLHRQANQVANALVERGVGEGDTVGLYMPMVPEVQSILYGVFKVGAIAVPIFSGFGVDATATRIEDAECSVLFTGDGFYRRGDPITLKETADEAIEQAGHVEHTIVYDRLGADIPWDESRDEWWSDAVATQDDDFETRAMDASDPCMLLYSSGTTGKPKGIVHTHAGTLVQPAKEIHFGFDQQPGDRFFWVSDIGWMMGPWTLVGNHAFGGTIVMYEGAPDHPEPDRFWEVIDRHGVTQFGISPTAIRALRKYGDEWLEDHDLSSLRLLGSTGEPWDPESWAWFYEKVGGGDTPIINISGGTEVFGCFLMPMPIQSLKPCTLGGPGLGMDIDVVDEDGNSIRDAHERGYLVARSSNPAMTKSLWSGDERYLEEYWSRFEDVWNHGDWAQVDEDGFWFLHGRADDAINVAGRKVGPAEVEGALIDHDAVNQAAAVGVPDDTTGEAVVAYVILEDGVEPSDDLRAALREQVGAELGKPFRPREVLFVEEFPKTQSGKIIRRAIEGAYTGEDVGDLSSIENPDAVEAIENAR, from the coding sequence ATGGACACCCTCGACGAAGTGGACGAAATCGTCCACCGACCCGCCGAGGAGTTCGTCGAGTCCACGAACGTCTGGCAGTTCATGCAGGCGTACGACATCGCGGACTACGACGAGCTCGTCGACCGAACCACCTCCGACCTCGACTGGTTCTGGGGCGAACTCCCCGGCTATCTCGGGCTGGAGTTCTACGAGGGGTTCGACGAAGTGCGAGACGAGAGCGAGGGCCCGCAGTTCACGGAGTGGTATCCGGGCGCGAAGCTCAACGTCGCGCACAACACCGTGGACCGCCACGCCCGCGTGGACTCGGGCACGCGCAACCACGTCGCCTGCATCTGGGAGGGCGAGGACGGCGAGGTCCGCCAGCAGACCTACCACGACCTCCACCGGCAGGCCAACCAGGTCGCGAACGCGCTCGTCGAGCGCGGCGTCGGCGAGGGCGACACGGTCGGCCTCTACATGCCGATGGTGCCCGAGGTGCAGAGCATCCTCTACGGCGTCTTCAAGGTCGGTGCCATCGCCGTCCCCATCTTCTCGGGGTTCGGCGTGGACGCCACCGCCACCCGCATCGAAGACGCGGAGTGCTCGGTGCTGTTCACCGGGGACGGCTTCTACCGCCGCGGCGACCCGATTACACTCAAGGAGACTGCCGACGAGGCAATCGAGCAGGCAGGCCACGTCGAGCACACCATCGTCTACGACCGATTAGGAGCCGATATTCCGTGGGACGAGAGCCGCGACGAGTGGTGGAGCGACGCGGTCGCCACGCAGGACGACGACTTCGAGACGCGCGCGATGGACGCCAGCGACCCCTGCATGCTCCTGTACTCGTCGGGGACGACGGGGAAGCCGAAGGGCATCGTCCACACGCACGCCGGCACGCTCGTCCAGCCCGCCAAGGAGATTCACTTCGGCTTCGACCAGCAGCCCGGTGACCGCTTCTTCTGGGTGAGCGACATCGGCTGGATGATGGGGCCGTGGACGCTCGTCGGCAACCACGCGTTCGGCGGCACCATCGTCATGTACGAGGGCGCGCCAGACCACCCCGAGCCCGACCGCTTCTGGGAGGTGATAGACCGCCACGGCGTCACCCAGTTCGGCATCTCGCCGACCGCGATTCGCGCGCTCCGCAAGTACGGCGACGAGTGGCTGGAGGACCACGACCTCTCCAGCCTGCGCCTGCTGGGTTCGACGGGCGAGCCGTGGGACCCCGAGAGCTGGGCGTGGTTCTACGAGAAGGTCGGCGGCGGGGACACGCCCATCATCAACATCTCCGGCGGCACCGAGGTGTTCGGCTGCTTCCTGATGCCGATGCCAATCCAGTCGCTGAAGCCCTGCACGCTCGGCGGCCCCGGCCTCGGGATGGACATCGACGTGGTGGACGAGGACGGCAACTCCATCAGGGACGCCCACGAGCGCGGCTACCTCGTCGCGCGCTCCTCGAACCCCGCGATGACCAAGAGCCTCTGGAGCGGCGACGAGCGTTATCTGGAGGAGTACTGGTCGCGCTTCGAGGACGTCTGGAACCACGGCGACTGGGCGCAGGTCGACGAGGACGGCTTCTGGTTCCTGCACGGCCGCGCGGACGACGCCATCAACGTCGCAGGCCGGAAGGTCGGCCCCGCCGAGGTGGAGGGCGCGCTCATCGACCACGACGCCGTGAATCAGGCCGCCGCAGTCGGCGTCCCCGACGACACCACCGGGGAGGCCGTCGTCGCGTACGTCATTCTGGAGGACGGCGTCGAACCGAGCGACGACCTCCGTGCGGCCCTCCGCGAGCAGGTCGGGGCCGAACTCGGGAAGCCGTTCCGCCCGCGGGAGGTGTTGTTCGTCGAGGAGTTCCCGAAGACCCAGTCCGGGAAAATCATCCGCCGCGCCATCGAGGGCGCGTACACCGGCGAGGACGTCGGCGACCTCTCCAGCATCGAGAACCCCGACGCCGTCGAGGCCATCGAGAACGCGCGGTAG